In Archangium violaceum, the following are encoded in one genomic region:
- a CDS encoding hybrid sensor histidine kinase/response regulator, translated as MNSPEREGQGDAARLLFVAGEGETRQVLERLRAAGLEVCSERVSTPESLKAALERPWELVVCGAELAGLGFQEVAPLLREQMPALGFLVLTARWDEAEMQAALTAGAHGYLELGRLAQVVLEVQREVRRAVECRQYQWDEVRRQRRSEFLASLNHDIRSPLNGIIGYCELLLLEEGGRLTPRGQRDLTMVKKSAQGLLALINDVLELLELDAGRMQVVRELLNFRELAEECADTVREQLEGKDVELTTQLTEQVYMLRTDELRLRQVLLHLLSHAASSTESGRISLTACAEGHEAVFIVEDTGGGLPEDQLPLLFEKPHKGGSGTLGLVLTRELTRALGGSLSVRSTLGHGTTFTVRLPCLAGDEAGQDAPGPRLDTE; from the coding sequence ATGAACAGTCCGGAGAGGGAGGGGCAGGGGGACGCCGCGCGCCTGCTCTTCGTGGCGGGCGAGGGCGAGACACGGCAGGTGTTGGAGCGGCTGCGGGCAGCGGGGCTGGAGGTCTGCTCGGAGCGGGTGAGCACGCCGGAGTCGCTGAAGGCGGCGCTGGAGCGTCCGTGGGAGCTGGTCGTGTGTGGGGCGGAGCTGGCGGGGCTGGGCTTCCAGGAGGTGGCGCCGCTCTTGCGCGAGCAGATGCCCGCGCTGGGCTTCCTCGTTCTCACGGCGCGGTGGGACGAGGCGGAGATGCAGGCGGCCCTGACGGCGGGGGCACACGGCTACCTGGAGCTGGGGCGGCTGGCGCAGGTGGTGCTGGAAGTCCAGCGCGAGGTGCGGCGGGCCGTCGAGTGCCGCCAGTATCAGTGGGACGAGGTGCGGCGCCAGCGCAGGAGCGAGTTCCTGGCCAGCCTCAACCACGACATCCGCTCCCCCCTCAACGGCATCATCGGCTACTGCGAGCTCCTGCTGCTCGAGGAGGGAGGCCGCCTGACACCGCGCGGGCAGCGGGACCTGACCATGGTCAAGAAGAGCGCCCAGGGGCTGCTCGCGCTCATCAACGATGTCCTGGAGCTGCTCGAGCTCGATGCGGGGCGGATGCAGGTGGTGCGGGAGCTGTTGAACTTCCGGGAGCTGGCCGAGGAGTGTGCCGACACGGTGCGCGAGCAGCTCGAGGGCAAGGACGTCGAGCTCACCACCCAGCTCACCGAGCAGGTGTACATGCTGCGGACGGACGAGCTGAGGCTGCGCCAGGTGCTGCTCCACCTGCTGTCCCACGCGGCCAGCTCCACCGAGTCCGGACGCATCTCGCTCACCGCGTGCGCCGAGGGCCACGAAGCCGTCTTCATCGTCGAGGACACGGGCGGAGGTCTTCCCGAGGACCAGTTGCCCCTGCTCTTCGAGAAGCCACACAAGGGAGGCAGCGGCACGCTGGGGCTGGTGCTCACCCGGGAGCTGACGCGGGCGCTGGGGGGCTCGCTGTCGGTGCGCAGCACCCTGGGGCACGGCACCACCTTCACGGTGCGGCTGCCCTGTCTCGCCGGGGACGAAGCGGGGCAAGACGCTCCAGGCCCACGACTTGACACGGAGTGA
- a CDS encoding aldo/keto reductase has translation MAQTSARASGTFKIGGDLEVYRLGFGAMRITGAGIWGPPEDPAEARRTVKRVPELGINFIDTADSYGPHVSEELLAEVLAPYPKGMVIATKGGLTRHGPNIWPPLGRPEYLRQCVLMSLRRLKQERIDLWQLHRIDPKVPRDEQFGVMADMQREGLIRHLGLSEVNVEEVKAAGRFFKVATVQNLYNLANRQSEEVLDYCAAQGIGFIPWYPLAAGSLAAPGGPLDTLAKKLSASPSQVALAWVLQRSPVMLPIPGTGKVRHLEENTAAAGITLSDDDFRALDAQGRQAWQQSRR, from the coding sequence ATGGCGCAGACGAGCGCGAGGGCGAGCGGCACATTCAAGATTGGCGGCGACCTGGAGGTGTACCGGCTGGGGTTCGGCGCGATGCGCATCACCGGCGCGGGTATCTGGGGACCCCCGGAGGACCCCGCGGAGGCCCGGAGGACCGTCAAGCGCGTGCCCGAGCTGGGTATCAACTTCATCGACACCGCGGACAGCTACGGCCCGCACGTGAGCGAGGAGCTGCTCGCGGAGGTGCTGGCTCCCTACCCAAAGGGCATGGTCATCGCCACGAAGGGAGGCCTCACCCGTCACGGGCCCAACATCTGGCCTCCCCTCGGGCGGCCCGAGTACCTGCGCCAGTGCGTGTTGATGAGCCTGCGCCGGCTCAAGCAGGAGCGCATCGACCTCTGGCAGTTGCACCGCATCGACCCGAAGGTGCCGCGCGACGAACAGTTCGGCGTCATGGCGGACATGCAGCGCGAGGGCCTCATCCGGCACCTGGGCCTGAGCGAGGTGAACGTCGAGGAGGTCAAGGCCGCCGGCCGCTTCTTCAAGGTGGCGACGGTGCAGAACCTCTACAACCTGGCGAACCGTCAGAGTGAAGAGGTGCTCGACTACTGCGCCGCGCAAGGCATCGGGTTCATCCCCTGGTACCCCCTGGCCGCGGGAAGCCTCGCGGCTCCCGGCGGCCCGCTCGACACCCTCGCGAAGAAGCTCTCCGCCTCGCCCTCGCAGGTGGCGCTCGCGTGGGTGCTCCAGCGCAGCCCGGTCATGCTCCCCATCCCCGGGACGGGCAAGGTCCGCCACCTCGAGGAGAACACCGCGGCCGCCGGCATCACGCTCTCCGACGACGACTTCCGCGCGCTCGATGCCCAGGGACGCCAGGCGTGGCAGCAGAGCCGGCGGTAG
- a CDS encoding SEC-C domain-containing protein, whose translation MNPRNAPCPCGSGQKYKRCCRSVDRSVSRVQGQGVVHLPPPPGLDPVTTEAYLRVQEVMVSPDAARLISEGMVLLRRMFREGGPLGSLRWSWEQLVPPVERHIGRVMEEVEDTDERHALLFERCAPKLLSAERLARMDEVLRRELMSPERTEDERRALAAAVMELVSAPPTPPYSHEELGLVSWLMMGQVDEWMARRERAEAFLDRVLGPVADARRGWA comes from the coding sequence ATGAACCCTCGCAATGCGCCTTGTCCCTGCGGCAGTGGGCAGAAGTACAAGCGGTGCTGTCGGAGCGTCGACCGGAGTGTCTCGCGGGTCCAGGGGCAGGGAGTGGTGCACCTGCCGCCTCCGCCCGGGTTGGATCCGGTCACCACCGAGGCCTATCTCCGGGTCCAGGAGGTGATGGTCTCTCCGGATGCCGCCCGGTTGATCTCCGAGGGCATGGTGCTGCTGCGGAGGATGTTCCGGGAGGGCGGGCCGCTGGGCTCGCTGCGCTGGTCCTGGGAGCAGCTCGTTCCGCCCGTGGAGCGGCACATCGGCCGTGTCATGGAGGAGGTGGAGGACACCGACGAGCGGCATGCGCTGCTGTTCGAGCGCTGCGCTCCGAAGCTGCTCTCCGCCGAGCGCCTGGCGCGGATGGACGAGGTGCTGCGGCGGGAGCTGATGTCGCCGGAGCGCACGGAGGACGAGCGTCGCGCGCTGGCCGCGGCGGTGATGGAGCTGGTGAGCGCACCGCCGACGCCGCCGTATTCGCACGAGGAGCTCGGACTGGTGTCGTGGTTGATGATGGGGCAGGTGGACGAGTGGATGGCGCGCCGCGAACGCGCGGAGGCCTTCCTGGATCGGGTCCTGGGTCCGGTGGCTGACGCGCGGCGCGGGTGGGCCTGA
- a CDS encoding M50 family metallopeptidase, with the protein MRPVPEPPPMTTRALLACLVLATVASLFLWQTVWLYPFRLLVTLMHESGHALTAWALGSHVGSVTISPATGGLTYHSGTGSLWKELLISSGGYVGSSVAGALLLVAAGRMRSGRALLWGLVAWMVAVAVLWVPLLPPDPGSAHALATGSSRSDGLFTLGFIAGMGALLGLVAWKGPVWLRRGLVVWIAALSCLMALQDIKGLLGFGLEVGVSDAHTMARLTYLPAPLWAAVWMLVSLGAMWLGLRSILRRRRLLASRSPMAGLSFR; encoded by the coding sequence ATGCGTCCCGTCCCCGAGCCGCCGCCGATGACCACCCGCGCCCTGCTGGCGTGCCTGGTGCTCGCCACCGTGGCCAGCCTCTTCCTCTGGCAGACGGTGTGGCTGTACCCCTTCCGGCTGCTCGTCACCCTCATGCACGAGAGCGGGCACGCCCTCACCGCCTGGGCCCTGGGCTCGCACGTGGGCAGCGTCACCATCAGCCCCGCCACGGGTGGGCTCACCTACCACTCCGGCACCGGCTCGCTGTGGAAGGAGCTGCTCATCTCCTCCGGCGGCTACGTGGGCTCCTCCGTGGCCGGTGCGCTGCTCCTGGTGGCGGCCGGCCGCATGCGCAGCGGGCGCGCGCTGTTGTGGGGCCTCGTCGCCTGGATGGTGGCCGTGGCCGTCCTCTGGGTGCCCCTGCTCCCGCCCGACCCCGGCTCCGCCCACGCGCTCGCCACCGGCTCGTCCCGCTCGGATGGGCTCTTCACCCTCGGCTTCATCGCCGGCATGGGCGCCCTGCTCGGCCTGGTGGCCTGGAAGGGGCCCGTCTGGCTGCGCCGCGGGCTCGTGGTGTGGATCGCCGCGCTCTCGTGCCTCATGGCGCTTCAGGACATCAAGGGCCTGCTCGGCTTCGGCCTGGAGGTGGGTGTCTCCGACGCGCACACCATGGCACGGCTCACGTACCTGCCCGCACCCCTCTGGGCCGCGGTGTGGATGCTCGTGTCGCTCGGGGCCATGTGGCTGGGATTGCGCTCCATCCTCCGGCGCCGGCGCCTGCTGGCCTCCCGGAGCCCCATGGCCGGCCTGTCCTTCCGCTAG
- a CDS encoding restriction endonuclease, with protein MEGEEKYVGWVRSMGRAGLFDLWERVKKGEDLSPWSPGRAFEFLILRAFQLEGAQVIWPFRGEWEQVDGAIYVEGLSCLLECKHWREPVDFSPIAKLKVRVDRRPPPVVGLFFSARDFTLPARQELHAHSLRNVLLWGTRDVDLALRNGMRTALGIKWRKAVEEAVMDYELEAEDFR; from the coding sequence ATGGAGGGGGAGGAGAAGTACGTCGGGTGGGTGAGGTCGATGGGAAGGGCGGGGCTGTTTGACCTGTGGGAGCGGGTGAAGAAGGGGGAGGATCTGTCCCCCTGGTCGCCAGGGAGGGCATTCGAGTTCCTCATCCTGCGCGCGTTCCAGCTCGAGGGAGCGCAGGTCATCTGGCCCTTCAGGGGGGAGTGGGAGCAGGTGGATGGGGCGATCTACGTCGAGGGGCTTTCGTGCTTGCTGGAATGCAAGCATTGGCGGGAGCCCGTCGACTTCAGCCCGATAGCGAAGCTCAAGGTTCGGGTCGATCGGAGACCGCCTCCGGTCGTGGGTCTTTTCTTCAGTGCGAGGGATTTCACCCTGCCCGCGCGGCAGGAATTGCACGCGCACTCGTTGCGCAACGTTCTGCTCTGGGGGACGAGGGACGTGGACCTCGCCTTGAGGAATGGCATGCGCACCGCGCTCGGAATCAAGTGGCGAAAGGCCGTGGAGGAAGCGGTGATGGATTACGAGCTCGAGGCGGAGGACTTCCGATGA
- a CDS encoding M1 family aminopeptidase: MLTIALFELRRRLKMLSTWVYFGIFFVLACLAMNAAGGAFKTVMFGAAGGSKVLANSPFSLNSLLTLLGFAGVIITGGVMGQAVYQDFANGTHPLFFTAPISRAQYLLGRFLGSLLTLLLIFSSIGLGARFGATMPWLDQSLIGPTVSGSYLRPYLLSILPNLFFTGALFFGMAALTRRILPVYVASVVLLVGYLIGSSLLRELDTKWVAALVDPFGMNAIRLLTEYWTVAEKNTRVVPLEGWFLANRLLWVSVGAAVLGYTLVRFQRTHALAGGRSAETAAESPSAQVPLSTLSVSRDFRGATFLRMLPRLAWLDLKETVKNVYFLVIVLAGVIFVLGTSRVIGVMFGTAVYPVTYMVLELVGGTFALFHFIIITFYSGELIWRERDARMNQLYDSLPVPGWLPFASKLLALMGVQVLLNGVVLVCGMLVQLFKGYTHFEFGLYATDLLGYRLMDLWLLCVLAVLVHVLVNHKYVGHFIMVLYLLAGQFASEFGFQHNLYKYGTAPPETYSDMNGFGPFVAQMVWFRAYWALVAVALALVTHLLWVRGTETHVRWRLRLAGARASLPVRVGMALSVVAAVGAGTFIFHNTNRLNTFKTEHEEQAESADYEKQYKTLAKVAQPRIVSVKVDMDLFPEEPRMRARGTFGLVNKTSEPVKTVYINLPSEMKVYRLAVAGAETPSEKDTRLGFFTYTLPTPLAPGASAELQFELGMEPRGFRNSGAVTSLVENGTFLNSGVLPSLGYSADRELQDDQQRKKQGLAPRPHMADASDLEARRNTYITSDSDWVTFEATVSTSPDQVALAPGYLQKEWTENGRRYFHYTMDSPILNFYSFLSARYEVKRDKWNDVAIEVFHHPSHGYNVDRMIQAVKDSLEYYTKNFGPYQHRQVRILEFPRYARFAQSFPNTIPYSESIGFIAKVDPEDPEDVDYPYYVTAHEVAHQWWAHQVIGGNVQGSTMLSETLSQYSALMVMKKKYGAEKMGRFLRYELDEYLRGRTFERKQEMPLVSVENQGYVHYKKGSIVMYALQDYVGEENVNRALSTYLKKVGFQQPPFTSSLELIAELRAVTPEHLQYVIHDFFERLTLYENRALKATYREVEGGKYEVKVTAKVRKLEANGTGTESDLKLADWMDVGVLDEKGRALYLEKVQVTKGEVEFTALVSERPAKAGVDPFNKLIDRKPSDNTVVVEKL; this comes from the coding sequence ATGCTCACGATCGCCCTCTTCGAGCTGCGACGGCGGCTCAAGATGCTGTCCACCTGGGTCTACTTCGGCATCTTCTTCGTGCTCGCCTGCCTCGCGATGAACGCGGCGGGAGGCGCCTTCAAGACCGTGATGTTCGGCGCGGCGGGAGGCAGCAAGGTGCTCGCCAACTCGCCCTTCTCGTTGAACTCGCTGCTCACCCTGCTCGGCTTCGCCGGAGTCATCATCACCGGTGGAGTGATGGGGCAGGCGGTGTACCAGGACTTCGCCAACGGGACGCACCCGCTCTTCTTCACGGCGCCCATCTCGCGGGCGCAGTACCTGCTCGGGCGCTTCCTGGGGTCGCTGCTCACGCTGCTGCTCATCTTCTCGAGCATCGGCCTGGGGGCGAGGTTCGGCGCCACCATGCCCTGGCTGGACCAGAGCCTGATCGGCCCCACGGTGTCGGGCTCCTACCTGCGGCCCTACCTCCTCAGCATCCTGCCGAACCTCTTCTTCACCGGTGCGCTCTTCTTCGGGATGGCCGCGCTCACCCGCCGCATCCTCCCCGTCTACGTGGCCAGCGTGGTGCTGCTCGTGGGCTACCTGATTGGCAGCAGCCTGCTCCGGGAGCTCGACACGAAGTGGGTGGCCGCGCTGGTGGACCCGTTCGGCATGAACGCGATTCGCCTGCTGACGGAGTACTGGACGGTGGCGGAGAAGAACACGCGCGTGGTGCCGCTCGAGGGCTGGTTCCTCGCCAACCGCCTGCTCTGGGTCTCGGTGGGCGCCGCCGTGCTCGGCTACACGCTCGTGCGCTTCCAGCGGACCCACGCGCTGGCGGGAGGCCGCTCGGCGGAGACCGCGGCCGAGTCCCCTTCCGCGCAGGTACCGCTCTCGACCCTCTCCGTGTCGCGTGACTTCCGGGGAGCCACCTTCCTGCGGATGCTCCCGCGCCTGGCGTGGCTGGACCTGAAGGAGACGGTGAAGAACGTCTACTTCCTGGTGATCGTCCTGGCGGGCGTCATCTTCGTGCTGGGCACCTCGCGCGTCATCGGCGTGATGTTCGGCACCGCCGTCTACCCGGTGACGTACATGGTGCTGGAGCTGGTGGGAGGCACCTTCGCGCTCTTCCACTTCATCATCATCACCTTCTATTCGGGCGAGCTCATCTGGCGCGAGCGGGACGCGCGCATGAACCAGCTCTACGACTCGCTGCCCGTGCCCGGGTGGCTGCCCTTCGCCTCCAAGCTGCTGGCGCTCATGGGCGTGCAGGTGCTGCTCAACGGGGTGGTGCTCGTCTGCGGGATGCTGGTGCAACTCTTCAAGGGCTACACCCACTTCGAGTTCGGCCTCTACGCCACGGACCTCCTCGGCTACCGGTTGATGGACCTGTGGCTGCTGTGCGTGCTGGCGGTGCTCGTGCACGTGCTGGTCAACCACAAGTACGTGGGGCACTTCATCATGGTGCTCTACCTGCTGGCGGGCCAGTTCGCCTCGGAGTTCGGCTTCCAGCACAACCTCTACAAGTACGGCACCGCGCCGCCCGAGACGTACTCGGACATGAACGGCTTCGGGCCGTTCGTGGCGCAGATGGTGTGGTTCCGCGCGTACTGGGCGCTCGTCGCGGTGGCGCTCGCCCTCGTCACGCACCTGCTCTGGGTGCGTGGTACCGAGACGCATGTGCGCTGGCGGTTGCGGCTGGCGGGCGCGAGGGCCTCGCTGCCGGTGCGGGTGGGCATGGCCCTGTCGGTGGTGGCGGCGGTGGGGGCTGGGACTTTCATTTTCCACAACACCAACCGCCTCAACACCTTCAAGACGGAGCACGAGGAGCAGGCGGAGAGCGCCGACTACGAGAAGCAATACAAGACATTGGCGAAGGTGGCGCAGCCGCGCATCGTCTCGGTGAAGGTGGACATGGACCTGTTCCCGGAGGAGCCGCGCATGAGGGCGCGAGGCACCTTCGGGCTGGTCAACAAGACGAGCGAGCCGGTGAAGACGGTGTACATCAACCTGCCGTCGGAGATGAAGGTGTACCGGCTGGCGGTGGCGGGAGCGGAGACGCCGAGCGAGAAGGACACGCGGCTGGGCTTCTTCACGTACACGCTGCCCACGCCGTTGGCGCCGGGGGCCTCGGCCGAGCTCCAGTTCGAGCTGGGAATGGAGCCTCGGGGTTTCCGCAACTCGGGGGCGGTGACGTCGCTGGTGGAGAACGGCACCTTCCTCAACAGTGGTGTTTTGCCGTCGCTCGGGTACTCGGCGGACCGCGAGCTGCAGGATGATCAGCAGCGCAAGAAGCAGGGATTGGCTCCCCGGCCGCACATGGCGGACGCGAGTGACCTGGAGGCGCGACGCAACACGTACATCACCTCGGACTCGGACTGGGTGACGTTCGAGGCGACGGTGAGCACGTCGCCGGACCAGGTGGCGCTGGCGCCCGGTTACCTCCAGAAGGAGTGGACGGAGAACGGCCGCCGCTACTTCCACTACACGATGGACAGCCCGATCCTGAACTTCTACTCGTTCCTCTCGGCGCGCTACGAGGTGAAGCGGGACAAGTGGAACGACGTGGCCATCGAGGTCTTCCACCATCCGAGCCACGGGTACAACGTGGACCGGATGATCCAGGCGGTGAAGGACTCGCTGGAGTACTACACGAAGAACTTCGGGCCGTATCAGCACCGGCAGGTGCGCATCCTCGAGTTCCCCCGGTACGCGCGCTTCGCGCAGTCCTTCCCCAACACCATCCCGTACTCGGAGAGCATCGGCTTCATCGCGAAGGTGGATCCGGAGGACCCCGAGGACGTGGACTATCCGTACTACGTGACGGCGCACGAGGTGGCGCACCAGTGGTGGGCGCACCAGGTGATTGGCGGGAACGTGCAGGGCTCGACGATGCTGTCGGAGACGCTGTCGCAGTACTCGGCGCTGATGGTGATGAAGAAGAAGTACGGCGCGGAGAAGATGGGGCGTTTCCTGCGTTACGAGCTGGATGAGTACCTGCGTGGGCGCACCTTCGAGCGCAAGCAGGAGATGCCGCTGGTGAGCGTGGAGAACCAGGGGTACGTGCACTACAAGAAGGGCAGCATCGTGATGTACGCGCTGCAGGACTACGTGGGGGAGGAGAACGTGAACCGTGCGTTGTCCACGTACCTGAAGAAGGTGGGATTCCAGCAGCCGCCGTTCACGAGCTCATTGGAGCTGATCGCCGAGCTGAGGGCGGTGACACCGGAGCACCTGCAATACGTCATCCACGACTTCTTCGAGCGGCTGACGCTGTACGAGAACCGGGCGTTGAAGGCGACGTACAGGGAGGTGGAGGGAGGGAAGTACGAGGTGAAGGTGACGGCGAAGGTGCGCAAGCTGGAGGCGAACGGCACGGGGACGGAGTCGGACCTGAAGCTGGCGGACTGGATGGACGTGGGGGTGCTGGATGAGAAGGGCCGAGCGCTCTACCTGGAGAAGGTGCAGGTAACGAAGGGGGAGGTGGAGTTCACGGCGTTGGTGAGCGAGCGTCCGGCGAAGGCGGGAGTGGATCCGTTCAACAAGCTGATCGACCGGAAGCCGAGCGACAACACGGTGGTGGTGGAGAAGCTCTGA
- a CDS encoding ABC transporter ATP-binding protein gives MELRIQNLSKRYPNGTQALQDVTLTIKPGMFGLLGPNGAGKSTLMRTLATLQEADSGSALLGDIDMLKDKDAVRRVLGYLPQDFGLYPKVTAEELLNHLATLKGISNPFERKKVVDALLHQTNLHHARRKQLGGFSGGMRQRFGIAQALLGNPKLLIVDEPTAGLDPEERVRFHNLLSEIGQDVIVILSTHIVSDVRDLCPQMAVLNGGRVLLTGAPEDIIARLEGRIWKKFVDKAELAGLQSALPVISHRLLMGRTLVHVYSESAPDGSFSPAVPDLEDAYFATIKGHLAQDAASAPRTAVG, from the coding sequence ATGGAGCTCCGCATCCAGAACCTGTCCAAGCGCTACCCGAACGGCACCCAGGCGCTGCAGGACGTCACGCTCACCATCAAGCCCGGCATGTTCGGGCTGCTCGGGCCCAACGGCGCGGGCAAGTCCACGCTGATGCGCACGCTGGCCACCCTCCAGGAGGCGGACAGCGGGAGCGCCTTGCTCGGCGACATCGACATGCTGAAGGACAAGGACGCGGTGCGCCGGGTGCTCGGCTACCTGCCCCAGGACTTCGGCCTCTATCCGAAGGTGACGGCGGAGGAGCTGCTCAACCACCTGGCGACGCTCAAGGGCATCTCCAATCCCTTCGAGCGCAAGAAGGTGGTGGACGCGCTGCTGCACCAGACGAACCTGCACCACGCGCGCCGCAAGCAGCTGGGAGGCTTCTCCGGAGGCATGCGCCAGCGCTTCGGCATCGCGCAGGCGCTGCTGGGCAACCCCAAGCTGCTCATCGTGGACGAGCCCACCGCGGGCCTGGACCCGGAGGAGCGCGTACGCTTCCACAACCTGCTGAGTGAAATCGGGCAGGACGTCATCGTCATCCTCTCCACGCACATCGTCTCGGACGTGCGGGACCTGTGCCCGCAGATGGCGGTGCTCAACGGGGGCCGGGTGCTGCTCACCGGCGCGCCCGAGGACATCATCGCCCGGCTGGAGGGCCGCATCTGGAAGAAGTTCGTGGACAAGGCGGAGCTGGCGGGCTTGCAGTCCGCGCTGCCCGTCATCTCCCACCGGCTGCTGATGGGCCGCACGCTCGTCCACGTGTACAGCGAGAGTGCCCCGGACGGCTCCTTCTCACCGGCGGTGCCGGACCTGGAGGACGCCTACTTCGCCACCATCAAGGGCCACCTGGCGCAGGACGCCGCTTCCGCCCCTCGCACGGCCGTGGGCTGA
- a CDS encoding TspO/MBR family protein — MKQEQYDPNSPSLTTLKNPSLRTESLAALGAFGVLTTGAAVLGARASSSSQLWYRRLRKPSFQPPSWVFGPVWTALYGLMSFSAWRVWNGPAGRKRSWALMLWGVQLGFNALWSPLFFGKHRQRAALADIAALGVSLAAYTATAREVDRGAAWMMAPYLAWVGFASALNEEIVRLNP; from the coding sequence ATGAAGCAGGAGCAGTACGACCCGAACAGTCCATCCCTCACGACCCTGAAGAACCCCTCCCTGCGCACGGAATCACTTGCTGCCCTGGGAGCCTTCGGAGTGCTCACCACGGGTGCGGCGGTGCTGGGAGCGCGAGCCTCGAGCAGCTCGCAGCTCTGGTATCGCCGGTTGCGCAAACCGTCCTTCCAACCACCCTCGTGGGTTTTCGGGCCGGTGTGGACGGCGCTGTACGGGCTGATGTCCTTCTCGGCGTGGAGGGTGTGGAACGGGCCGGCGGGCCGCAAGCGCTCCTGGGCGCTCATGCTCTGGGGGGTGCAGCTCGGCTTCAACGCGCTCTGGTCGCCGCTCTTCTTCGGCAAGCACCGCCAGAGGGCGGCCCTGGCGGACATCGCCGCACTGGGAGTGAGCCTCGCCGCGTACACCGCGACGGCGCGCGAGGTGGACCGGGGTGCGGCGTGGATGATGGCGCCCTACCTGGCCTGGGTGGGCTTCGCCAGCGCGCTCAACGAGGAGATCGTCCGCCTCAACCCCTGA
- a CDS encoding ferritin-like domain-containing protein, translating into MERKASEMGMNRTGIKTSPVHSKKAIEGAEKAQPSSPGDASGIWKVREEFAREQAGLGSVPPPASLKGMAKTAVDMLKGGRSTVFMDKLGQRAGFERTGVRIYEAALSKLDVFGTWEGGPSREQLEKIRLDELSHFALVKRSIEKLGGDPTALTPAADLQANLSEGVPKVLVDPRVNLLQSLEGLLTAELVDNASWELLIQLARELGHNDLADDFQRALDVEQEHLALVRNWLAAGTRLEARVGEEAAGAPV; encoded by the coding sequence ATGGAGCGCAAAGCGAGCGAGATGGGGATGAACCGGACGGGTATCAAGACCTCTCCGGTGCACAGCAAGAAGGCCATCGAGGGCGCCGAGAAGGCGCAGCCGAGCAGCCCGGGAGATGCCAGTGGCATCTGGAAGGTGCGCGAGGAGTTCGCGCGGGAGCAGGCGGGATTGGGCTCCGTGCCGCCTCCGGCGAGCCTGAAGGGGATGGCCAAGACGGCGGTGGACATGCTGAAGGGTGGCCGGTCCACGGTCTTCATGGACAAGCTGGGCCAGCGTGCCGGCTTCGAGCGCACGGGGGTGCGGATCTACGAGGCGGCCCTGTCCAAGCTGGACGTGTTCGGCACGTGGGAGGGAGGGCCCTCGCGGGAGCAGCTGGAGAAGATCCGCCTGGATGAGCTGTCGCACTTCGCGCTGGTGAAGCGGTCCATCGAGAAGCTGGGAGGAGACCCCACGGCGCTCACGCCCGCGGCGGACCTGCAGGCGAACCTGTCGGAAGGAGTGCCCAAGGTGCTGGTGGATCCGCGCGTCAATCTGCTGCAGTCGCTGGAGGGGCTGCTGACGGCGGAGCTGGTGGACAACGCGAGCTGGGAGCTGCTCATCCAGCTGGCGCGAGAGCTGGGGCACAACGACCTGGCGGACGACTTCCAGCGGGCGCTGGACGTGGAGCAGGAGCACCTGGCGCTGGTGCGCAACTGGCTGGCGGCGGGGACGCGGCTGGAGGCGAGAGTCGGTGAGGAAGCCGCGGGAGCCCCGGTCTAG